The genomic stretch CAGCCGGAACCTTAGAGAAGTAAAACTTTTTCATAACCTatataggctttggctacctatcgcgaaaggttgcagtgtccatCTGAAAGTCGTCTTTACCTTGAGAATGACTAGTGACACtagtgtggtatagcattgaaAGGATCTAAAGTATAGACGCGTCTTTATtgttatctactgaaagacgatgtcttggagatttaatatttcttaatctttgtaatTATATAGGACACACGTTATTTAATCATACGctgctttgacttatcaataggtgcgggtttttcgcaacccaatattcctgatatcttgggtagtagtaattaataactaatatggtgtcagttttattattacattgAATCGTGTGCCTGCGCGGTTTGACTatatccccaagaggtgttcgaGAGAAGTtctattattcagaaacccggccggtttgGATTTAATCCAAGAATAATTAGAAAAGtaaagtatattattttaatatacatCTCGTACTAGACAAActcttggaaataaaatattaattaatttaaagtaCATAGCAgactacaaattaattaatgaatatagAAAGTCTTAGACAcgggaaataatatattaaagaggtTAACCCGGATTGTTTGTAATCATGAATTGGATGGGCGGTCAGTATTTCTTCTATAGTGGCACAAGAAATATTCCATTGGCCTTATATTGAATTATgggttataatttaattagtaaagaagGTCCAATAGGAAAGACCCAATCCAAGCCCCATAGATCCCTAACCTAGCCCATcacaaactctataaataggtgataaggctcatttcatgcatcggtttaggggtaaattgtacgctacttgatcggtttatcgcgcaaagcaagtgttaaatgtgcaggaatgccgcttgaccaaggcaacaaggtcaaactgatcaagcaagtacaataggcaaAAAGAGGCcagaaatcgggggagttgatcaaggggagtaaccaagcagtcaaggaggggaccacaggcttccagaagaaggacatgcGAGGCAATGAGCTAGATGGTgctcatcattctgttatcaaggacaacgttctagaaagGGACATGTGCTgctatatgagacgcaaggacggagttgagtcatgaatctgttacagAAAAGCGTCGTCgttctagaaggaaagcacgtagcaattagcgagtcgctcactctcagcatgagcaaatattccctgccaagatcgttatccagctggaggtcgtgccgagcctataaatagaggatgtgccaccacattaaAAGaatccgatcctttactttccatctttagtttagtttagtttagctctctagttagttcagttctctagatagcttagataaagtaatgcttagttagaaagggtgattgaagaagcgctgcagaatacttgatatatgtcggcgtattcttaagttcccgccgaggatctcctcagtttacttgctttcgtacttctgaagtgttagcttagtttaaatttcacgatgTATtctaagttttagttttaatcaaagttgctttCGTTTTCATCATTATGCTTACTATTctaagtagttaattttcattccagtctgaaattcacttgacccagtagttaaatttcccttgagcaagtagttagttacttttctgtctaagttaaaatcagtagttaaaaactctcgaagttaaagcgtggcagcagccaaccccctgttcactactcacacacttgatacactagcttctctgtgggatcgaccccgaacttgccgctttactgttaaagtagtgcgagattgggagtttataaattactttggtaggaaatgagtgagagcgagattgcattgatcaagtggcaacgacatttgcttactgatccaaccggttcggttatcttccatataacttgattcATACTCTATTCGCGCCCATTCTCGAGGCCTTCCAATAGGGATGAAGGAGGTGTGACAAATACACACAACATAAGAAGTGAAACCCTAGCCTCCACACTTGGAATTTtcggctctctctctctaatagAGGAATTCGAAATTTCTCCTTGTGTGTTCTTGGCATTCTTGTCTTCTCCTTCAAGATCCTTATTATTTCTAAGagattcctcccacaaggaatttaGATCTAGAGTTGGGTCTTAGGTTAGAAGATCTTTGGTCTTGCAATCACAATCAAGCTTCAAGATCTacacgtggagaagtagcaagtcactttgattctttggagaatcataaTTGTAAGTATTCAacatcataatttaattattaattatgtgattaattgcGCAATAACATGTCTCTATATGTTGTAGCATGAAATTGAATCGATCCACATAATCTCCTAAATAGattcttttgtggatttatttaatttgtaattttcgCTGCGCCAATTcccaacatttttttattttaaatttgtatgttttttaaaataaattggtTGCATTTTTCCCGTATTCGTGCCGAAATTTTTATTCCGTAAATTGCATATTtctgaatttgtgaatttttattgttGTGCTTGTCCGCCGGGATGTccactattgtgcagtgggatgtccttatgacgtggcagtgcagtaggatgtccttatgacgtggcaggaggtgttttttgggatgtccgtggACATATCCGCCGGGACATTCgtccctattgtggatgctctaagatcaTTAGCAATGGTTGGCCGATGGGAGGGCCTTCCCCATCGACCTCATCGCCCCCTCCCTCCTCCCCCAAATGGTCGATATATCGGCCTATGCCGATGAGAAGGGCCCTTCTATCGGCCCTCCATTGTGGAGGAATGGTCGATCGATGGCAATCTcaagtttttttttgtattttgctGTGAAGTagtagagaaagagagatagaTGAAGAAGAAATACATGGAGGAAGAAGAACAGCGGTTGTGCGTCAGGAAGAAGAAGAGCGGTTGTGagtgaggaagaagaaaaatataACCCTAAtttgtactccatccgtttcatgttaatagagtcatttttctattttgggaagtttcaagttaattgagtcatttctacttttggcaaaaagtaatcctcctttttactttattctctcttactttattctctcgtactttttccaccatccatttatcacactattcttaaactccatgtcaaaaagaaatgcatctattaacaaggaacgtaTGGAGTATTTAAAATTCTTTTATTAATTCTAATTGGGCTTATTAGTGGGccaataaatttattaaataaacaatagtatcaattttttaatattcCTAAATAAATAAGTTGTCACATATTTAGgttttcatttaattatttaataagttgTCACATATTTGAGatcaattcaaatttatttcatgtattatattatttttgcatttaaatttatttaatttgataatatattaaatatagaagtggaaaaaaattaaaacaaaatagtgATGAGGTGGAAATGAAAGGAATGGGAGGGCCCTTCCATTGCAGGGAGATAGGCCCTTTGGCCAAATGCTGACGTAGAATGAGAGGATTCTATAGGAGGGCCCAACCATTGTGAGTGCTCTAAGGACCTCTTGATTTTGAACTAAGATCGAGAACTGGATTTATCATTAACATCATAGCTACATTAGGGCATctgcaatggggcggacgataggccgcccgatgcctcgggcgcgccatcgtccgccactgtgggtgtgcggacgatgcccgatgcatcgtccgcgccctatagtAGATCGTCcacggacgatagggcatcatCTGCGCCATcatccgcccactgtgggtgacacggacgatggcgcggacgatgcaacgcgttttcatttttttcttcgaattttatctatttaaacctcgtttctcatccTATTTTTCATACGgacatttctctcatctctcactttccatacgaatatttcgatcatctctcacaaacaaaaatgaaccacgacgacgactggagtacctcggagggcgTTAGTCGGACCTTGACTCGAGCCTTATTCGATGCCGTTAATGACGCAATGGCGGATTGCTTAGCCGAAATGCAGCGGCGACCGTGCCCCacgctcgaggattaccgacgggcttcaatgaggttctatctagacaggcctcaatgcgcaaccaacaagaccatgctcagctcatgaacgacatgattgaagaagtttgggaccGTAACCGCCATCGTTGAgaatgcgtattttttttaattcgtattgtaatatattaattttaaatgaaatgaaggttttttctaatatttgtagttatttaaatattcaaataaagaaaatgcgtAGGGCGGCCTTTAAGGTGGCTTATatggcgccccactgcaggtggaagaatatgaggataaaatgatgatgtggcggtgcATACGGCGtcttatagggcgccccattgctaattgCCTTATCTCATCAAAATCATATGAATCAGATATGTTGCATGGGAATCACTAAAATGCCTAGTaaatcaaacaaaaacaaaaatatctaATAAAGCCGAATTATACATTTCCTCTTACTAACATTCACAAACGAAGTAGTGAGACAAACAGGTTTGTTTACAGTTTACTAATAATACTCTTAAACATAGTTAGTAAAAATAACTCAGTAGTCTAGTTATTATTTCCTCAGTCCCAAAATATGTTTATTTTCAAcacataattttttaaagtgATATTAGCGagttaaatataaataaagaaaatgaaaataaaataaaacaaataaatgataatataataaagTAGGACTATGAAATATTCAAATGATTGATTTAGAAAAAGAACGACTCAGTTAACCTGTTACTTGTGacttttcaaaaattaatactacgaATTAACTTGCAATAGAGATAATATAATTTTGTCATTAAAAGGAGTGGTTAGAACTTAGACGACTAATTGTCTCATAATCATTatttatgagattaattaatatatacCATGACTGATCAACtctattattaaaatttgaatttgaatttacaTGGCGTCGACTCTTCTATTATACTTATTTCCTTTTATGGAGATTTGAAGATAGTTTGTGGGGTGAAAGTACAATTAGGAATAATATGGTGGGGTAGAACACAAATGTACGCAGAGAATAATTGCAGCTCGATTTTGTGTTCCTGAATTTGCGATGAAATTGGTTCTCAAAATCAGTCACAAATCATTTGAAAATTCGAATTTCTGTTacactaaataaataaatccatccattaaattattgtttattttttcccccaattATAGGCTCCGAAAAGCAGCTCagaactttctctctctctagatgTCAATGGCGAATCCGAACCTTGCTGCTTAACCGCCGTGGACCTGACCTTTTTCCTTCTATATCTGCGCACTTCAAAATACCGGTGAGCAAAAGCTCAATTTTTcacctcttttttattttttctcggAGTGTTGTTTTTGCTGCTGTCGGTAATGCTGATTGTATTGTTTGTGGATCTGATATCAGTTTGAGATCTAGGTGGATTTTTGGAGTGAATGCTGTTAGTgatttatgtttttttgttgtaatgccGTAATGCAGATTTGGCTGGCTTGATCTGAAGGCTTCTATTGTTTAATTCTCGTGGTGATTGATTGTGAActgaatttcttttttttttaattgttttgagTTCGGCGTTGCTGTTTTTGGCTATTTGTGGCGGTTAATTTGGCTTTTAGTGAGGAAGGCAGTTGCTGAATGGAATGTTTGCAGCCCTAAAAGGGAAAGTTTGCGCGATCTGAATACATACGTCATAACTTAGGATAATTGGTAGCTGAATCATGTGAAATTGCAGAATTATTGGTTTGCGCCGATGCTAGCTGAGATAGTTTGGAGTTTTGATCATATTATTCGTGATCTGATAATTGGTTATGGTCTCCAAAGTTGTTGGAGGTTGAATTTGGAGCAATAACCAAACTCCAGTTTGAAATTTTCTGCATTCATTTTGAAGAGGATCACAAGAGTTGGACATGAGAAGCTCTTGGTACAATAAACTATTATTGACCTTTGGGCCTAGACCGCCACTCAACTGGTTGCTTTTGTTTCTAGTTATTGTATTAGTTTTGGTTGCGCTATTGGGATCTTCTCCTTTTAATCCACTCGATTCCGTGACTGATCCTACAAGACCTGACATTTATTCGGGCTATAGAAGGTTGAAAGAGCAAGCTGTTAATGATTACTTGGAATTGCGAAAATTAGGAACCAATCCGTCAACGGATTTCGATCTCTGTGGGAAGGAACGAGAAAACTATGTTCCTTGCTACAATTCATCTGCTAACCTGCTATCTGGTTTTAAAGATGGGGAGGACCTTGATCGTCATTGTGAAGTATCACGAGACACAGAGTATTGTTTGGTTCGTCCCCCAAAGGACTATAAAATCCCTTTGACCTGGCCAAGTGGAAGGGATGTGATATGGAGTGGAAATGTGAAGCTGAGCAAAGACCAATTTCTTTCATCGGGCAGCATGACAAAAAGGTATTCCTTCTTGTTTTTTACATTTTCAGTTGCATTTTGAGTACCTGGTGAGTAAAAGATTTCATATACTCAGTAACTTCTTGTGAGTAAAATATTTGAACTGTTGATGTTGCAACTGCTCCAGGCTGATGTTACTAGAAGAGAAtcaaatttcatttcattcggaTGGTGAGATGGTTGTTGATGGCGTGAAAGATTACTCTCACCAGATCGCTGAGATGATAGGACTGGGGAGTGACACTGAATTTCGTGAAGCTGGTGTAAGTTTTCATCACCAAGAATAGCTGCATTTGCCAATTCAATCAGGCTTTATTTTTTGAGTCAGGTGACTCAGGTCAAAACATATTGGTTGTTTAAGTCATTTTTTCACTTGGCACCAATATTAGTACATCTTTTAGTGCAGGAAATCATTTAATATTCCTTCTGTCATATTGAATTCTTTTCCTGCTGCATTGCAGGTGCAAAATGTATTAGATATTGGGTGTGGATTTGGTAGCTTTGGTGCACATCTGCTCTCACTGAAGGTGATGGCTGTCTGTATGGCGGCGTATGAATCAACTGGCAGCCAAGTTCAGGTAGCCCTTGAGAGAGGTCTCCCAGCAGTAATTGGAAATTTCATCTCAAAACAGATACCATTTCCTTCCTTGTCATATGACATGATTCACTGTACTCAGTGTGGTATTTTCTGGGATGACAAAGGTACTTCCCCTGATCGTTCTAGGATGGTGTTCTTTCAATCTGTTTTTTCTTAGTGCAAGGCTTCACTTGTTATGAGACATTCTTCCTTGGTCCTACGTGTTGTCTTTAATTTTCTGTGTGTTTCTTTCTGATTAGTCTATTTTACTTATGCAAGTAACGATAAGCAGTGGGGCCAATTTCTTGCAAGAATACTTGTAATGCATTGCAGTATTGCATAAGAGGAAGAGTATGTCAGAGTAATAAGAAACATCATGACCATTAAATCATCAGTTGTGGACTTCCAGTTGAAGAAGATTTTTATTTAAGATAAGGAGTTATTTTGTTGGATAACATACAATGAAGAACCTTATGATTGTTAGCTATTTTAATGAACTACCTCGAGCCTGCTTAGGGAAATAGTAATCAACTTAGTCTTTTGTGTAtgcaattttgtttttaatgtgATTGTAGATTTAAGCTTTTCCTTCCTTTTTCATACAACCAAATCACATTATATGTAAATCCTACTTCTCTCTAGAGTTATATACAATGTGTATGCTCAATTGAGTCGAGTTCAATACATCTATGATAACTAAACAAGAAAACTCAAGTGGCTGGATTCTAGAACAGAGACCGTCTTGTCTGGTTTCTGTTGCTAATGATGTGCTACTCTCTATCAGATGGAATGTTTCTTATTGAAGTTGACAGAGTCCTCAAACCTGGAGGGTACTTTGTTTTAACCTCACCCAGAAGGCGGCAAGGAACAAAAAGAGCCATAGCAACTCCTCTTGAAGAATATACGCCAAAACTTTGCTGGAATCTTCTGGCACAGCAAGACGAAACTTTCATCTGGCAGAAAACCACAGATGCTAAATGCTACTCCAGGTGTGAGCTGTTACTTTTTTTATATGTTCTTATTCCGTCTTTGTTCTGATCCTCTCCTACATGATATATTTATTCATTCATCATATTCCTATAATTTTCCTGTTAATTGCTGTCTAAAATTTTTGGTTCTGATTGTAGTAAGCAGACTTTCCCCCTTTGTAATGGGGAAGATGGCCAATCTTACTATAAACCGCTTGCACAGTGTATAAGTGGGACTGGTACCAAGCGTTGGATTCCAATTCAGAACAGGTCTTCTGGTTCATTGAGTTCTGCTGAGCTTGCTATCCATGGTATGTAACACGTAGTCTGAAGCCTTATGATGTATAATATCCATGCTTGATTGGCACTGCCATCTTCACCGttcaaacaaattaattacATTCAATTTGAATACAGGAATAAGTCCTGAAGATTTATTTCAGGACTCGGAGTACTGGAGATCTGCTATAAGAAATTATTGGTCACTGCTATCTCCCTTAATTTTTTCTGACCATCCGAAGAGGCCTGGTGACGAAGACCCAATGCCCCCATACAATATGGTTCGAAATGTGATGGACATGAATGCTCGTTACGGAGGTTTAAATACTGCCCTTTTGGAAGCAAGAAAGTCTGTGTGGGTAATGAATGTCGTTCCCGTGGGTCAACATAACACAGTTCCTGTCATTCTTGATCAAGGTTTTGCGGGTGTCTTGCATAACTGGTAAGATGTTAATTCTGGTATGCTCTTCCCTGTGTATATTGTTGGAGTTGAAATTATGTATATCTTGTATCTGTCTAGTCCAACTTAAAATCTTCAAtcaatttttcataaaatagcCAATTAACCAATTTTCTGTAAACGAAAGAACTGTCTACTGTAGATATGTGCAGTTTGACGGATCATCTTCTTTGCCTTGTGAAATTTCTGGttgaaattataaatatcatGTCGTCCCACCCTTCTGTCTTCTAATCTGCGACTGAAAGTTCCATATCCTCATATCTATATACTTAAATCACAATTTTTATGATGCAGGTGTGAACCTTTCCCCACATACCCTCGCACGTATGATATGCTTCACGCTAATGGACTTTTATCACACCTTGCTTCTGAGAGATGCAGTATGCTTGATTTAATTTTCGAAATGGACCGCATTCTTCGGCCTGAGGTAAATTATCAAATGCTTTTAATTCCCACCTGATAACACTACCAAAATCTTGATTTTACTGAACCTTGTTTGTGGCAGGGATGGGTTATAATTTCTGATAAGGTTGGTCAAATAGAGATAGCACGAACTCTTGTGACACAGCTCCGGTGGGAAGCCCGAGTCATCGACCTTCAAGATGGAAGCGAGCAGCGCCTGCTAGTATGCCAGAAACCGTTTCTGAGAAAATGAGGTTTCCTAGTACGAAAGATTTCACCATCTCTAGGACACTCACGGTTTGTTTTGAACGAACATGCTCTGTCTAATTTTTGACACTCTGAAGATGAAATCACATCAGCTATGGTAAAACGATGGAGTTAAAGCAATGAGGAAGTTTCCTGACACGTTTTTCTGGAGAGGAAATGTAATTCTATACAGAGATGAGAAATTTTGGAGGTTGTAGATATCTGATTAATGTTTGATGCTTCAGTTCAAAGGAAAAGAAGATTTTTCCCTCTCTAAAGGATGATTGTAGCACAGTTGATCcttgtgttttttaatatattttttaattatttgtgtAATTCAATCATGTTTGTATTTCTCATGCGATTGCTACAAAGTTCAATTTTATGTTCTACATTCTGAGTTCTTTTTCTCCCTTTGCTGCATATTTATTGGGTTTGGGAAATTTACCTCATTcatatataaaatttgaaataaattgtTATATAGAGTAGTACAAATTTGAATCTTGGAAATTAAGTTCATCGAGATGTTACATAATCTTACTCGCCATTCCTTAATGAAAATAGTTCATAATTTTCATGTACAGAGTGAGTGGTAATTATTTAGAAGAGTATAACTGTAATGTTATGACATTGTGGCTATGGCTGATAATTTTTGGTATGGTACGATAACTCGAAACGAATtcgcacgaaattaatgggtttgagTCTAAGCTTATTGTGTTTTTGTCCTTATTGGGTCGACCTGTTAAGAACACGAAAAATTCATGTCATGTTCGTGTAGGGTTCGGTGGACCCGCtaagaaataatataataatattattaatttataatattattttaaaatttgagttAAGGTATGTAGCGTGAGTGAAACGTGAAATTTGATTTCTGGAGTCTGAATTTGTTCTTAAAATACTTATCATGTCGTGTTgacctaagagcatccgcagcggtggcgaaagacgccaccgccgtccgcgccgttggcaaggcgcaggaccgccgccgctgcagccgcgccgctggcacggcgctgctcgatgtatcgagcatgtccgtgccagcggacgcacacgtggcgcgctcccattcgtcaacggcatagccgttgtgtttaaacttttttttatttattttttttaaaaatcggtatttaattataaataatgctaaaaaataaaaaaaaaatattttccaaatcccaaaaatatggccgtttttttcccgttttttctgaatttttttgatttttttttattttttttttccccaaaatcatctataaatacacacattcatcatccatttatcacatcaaatcatctctcattcatctctcattcataattctcatacaaactatcaacacattcatcacccactcaaaatctcaaatggatttcacccatattatggcggaagcggaacgcgaagaacaagaatactacgaacaacatcgtgccacttacgaagcatatgtcgcggcgaatacccctgctcctcctcctcaacgaaccagatcaaatcgacggtacatccatcgtgaccgggagggagcccacgaaaggctcgttgccgactactttgccgactacttcgatgagtatttgcatatcggtgagtccactggaatcctatgtttaaagaatttttgcgagggtgttcgttctgcttttggggatgaattccttcgagcacccaccactgatgattgccaacggttgcttcgtcttcatgaatcagtccatggctttcccggaatgcttggcagcattgactgcatgcattggaggtggaagaattgtccgactgcttggagggggcaacacttgagcggtcacaaaggcggcggcccaacgcttatccttgaggcggtcgccgactaccgcctatggatttggcatgcatatttcggcgttgctggatccaacaacgacttgaatgtgctatattcgtcaccactcttcaatgatgtgatgaatggtgtagcaccggcgatcgacttcaccatcaacggaaatatataccgcatgggttactatctcgccgatggtatctacccaaggtggtcgacgttcgtgaagacgctccacaacccgcacgacccgagacgggttctttttgcgcagcgtcaagagtcagcgcggaaagatgtcgaaagagccttcggggtccttcaagctcgattcaacattgtgaaggccccggctcggctgtggtacgtgaataatatcgccgacatcatgttcacgtgtattatattacacaacatgattatagccgacgaagggccgagggcggctagcttctacgacgaggacgaagccggaagctcaacagcgaggtctcccctacgccgaggcgagcatacgacggttggccagaggatcgagacaagacacacaatgcgcgatactcgaatccacaatcaactacaagaagacctaatcaaccacatgtgggcgaaattcggcaacgagtagtgtcatttttaatttttaggattttaattatgtaatttttaatttttaggattttaattatgtaatttttaatttttaggattttaattatgcaatgtttaattttatttgtcatttgtaatatttattgtgggttttaaatgaattttaatattatggaaatgtttttgtgtaattgaattttatattaattgtgctcgtccttgcggaagagcacagttgtgggtgttgtgctcttgccagagagcaggcatgaatagtaccgcccgggcccacaaccgtgccgctggcaagagcacggttgtggatgctctaaggtggTTCATGTCATGCTCAGATTTGAAGTTAGTAGATCTGATTCGTGTTCAGGTTAGAGATTTTCTTAGTATGTCGTGTTCGTATTTATCCTTATTAGATTGGGTCATTAACAGATTGATCCAATAATAGCCCAAAGATGATTCACCACCAAAGTTGTGGCGGCCCATATATATTCCACTATGTCTAGATTCAATTTCGAACCGAATTAAAATGATTTAAAAATTTACGAAATTTAAAAAAGGCCGACAACAAAGAAGCATAACCAAAATTACGGAAATGACCCTGCATCCATCACTCGGCCCACTCACATTCATTTCATTCTTATAAAATATCATTCTCCCAAGAAAATCAAAACACAtaagttttcattttttccttttacTTGTACAATTAATTGGTGAGTTTCCGCATCCTCAATCCAGAAAATGTCGAcggagaaggagagagagacCCATGTCTACTTGGCCAAGCTCGCTGAACAAGCTGAGCGCTACGAtgg from Salvia splendens isolate huo1 chromosome 15, SspV2, whole genome shotgun sequence encodes the following:
- the LOC121766383 gene encoding probable methyltransferase PMT5, with amino-acid sequence MRSSWYNKLLLTFGPRPPLNWLLLFLVIVLVLVALLGSSPFNPLDSVTDPTRPDIYSGYRRLKEQAVNDYLELRKLGTNPSTDFDLCGKERENYVPCYNSSANLLSGFKDGEDLDRHCEVSRDTEYCLVRPPKDYKIPLTWPSGRDVIWSGNVKLSKDQFLSSGSMTKRLMLLEENQISFHSDGEMVVDGVKDYSHQIAEMIGLGSDTEFREAGVQNVLDIGCGFGSFGAHLLSLKVMAVCMAAYESTGSQVQVALERGLPAVIGNFISKQIPFPSLSYDMIHCTQCGIFWDDKDGMFLIEVDRVLKPGGYFVLTSPRRRQGTKRAIATPLEEYTPKLCWNLLAQQDETFIWQKTTDAKCYSSKQTFPLCNGEDGQSYYKPLAQCISGTGTKRWIPIQNRSSGSLSSAELAIHGISPEDLFQDSEYWRSAIRNYWSLLSPLIFSDHPKRPGDEDPMPPYNMVRNVMDMNARYGGLNTALLEARKSVWVMNVVPVGQHNTVPVILDQGFAGVLHNWCEPFPTYPRTYDMLHANGLLSHLASERCSMLDLIFEMDRILRPEGWVIISDKVGQIEIARTLVTQLRWEARVIDLQDGSEQRLLVCQKPFLRK